Proteins encoded by one window of Musa acuminata AAA Group cultivar baxijiao chromosome BXJ2-9, Cavendish_Baxijiao_AAA, whole genome shotgun sequence:
- the LOC103998065 gene encoding SWI/SNF complex subunit SWI3A homolog isoform X2 — protein MPPSSEGSDLADRELYSIPSSASWFRWDDIDDTERRCLPEFFDGSSTSRNPRVYKEYRDFIISKYREDPTKCIAFTEIRKSMIGDVGYLHKVFLFLEKWGLINFGVKVPKTSVEDAGPKVVVEEGPPADVQVVPACIPQRKLVGMASSVGGENGFKLPPLTSYSDVFGDWLPKRGLVCGICGDQSAAGGYESLQDGVMVCSKCSKNNSQADGRTTEDSNHQVDDDAKAEGSANNVISAWTDAETLLLLEAVLKHGDDWALIAQHVRTKSKLDCIARLIQLPFGEHILGSINGTCANSNLITQATDVKKQSLINEPPQELIKTDLHIQTDEKDLVEEPMAERPLKRRCLPSFVHVADSLIKQVAGFSTVAGAQIATAAADAAIVALCSENISARKHISINKNGENDLLYTNNDHNSGLKIEDQDMELHKQTVVSEKSLSATAFQVRAAIATALGAVAARAKLLADQEEREIELLMASIIEVQLRKIQCKIKHFEELESMMEHEYTLLQKVKESTLEEWVTVLQQAFQAGIPRWSDDELPKPFTTM, from the exons ATGCCGCCGAGCTCCGAAGGCAGCGACCTCGCCGACCGCGAGCTCTACTCCATCCCCTCCTCTGCGA GTTGGTTCCGGTGGGATGACATCGACGACACGGAGCGGCGGTGTCTGCCGGAGTTCTTCGACGGCTCCTCTACCTCACGGAACCCTAGAGTCTACAAGGAGTACCGTGATTTCATCATCAGCAAGTACCGGGAGGACCCCACCAAGTGCATTGCCTTCACCGAGATCCGAAAGTCTATGATCGGCGATGTCGGGTATCTCCACAAGGTGTTCTTGTTCCTGGAGAAGTGGGGATTGATCAATTTTGGGGTGAAGGTGCCGAAGACATCAGTGGAGGATGCTGGGCCGAAGGTTGTGGTGGAGGAAGGGCCGCCGGCGGATGTGCAGGTGGTGCCAGCATGCATACCGCAGAGGAAGCTGGTGGGAATGGCGTCGTCTGTGGGTGGAGAGAATGGATTCAAGTTGCCCCCATTGACGTCGTACTCAGATGTATTTGGAGATTGGTTGCCAAAGAGGGGACTGGTGTGTGGAATATGTGGGGATCAGTCCGCTGCTGGAGGATATGAGTCGTTACAG GATGGAGTGATGGTATGTTCAAAATGTTCTAAAAATAATAGTCAGGCTGATGGTAGAACAACAGAGGACTCAAATCATCAGGTGGATGATGATGCTAAGGCTGAAGGTAGTGCTAACAATGTAATTAGTGCATGGACAGATGCAGAGACACTACTCCTTCTAGAAGCTGTCCTAAAGCATGGAGATGACTGGGCTCTTATTGCTCAGCATGTACGAACCAAGAGTAAGCTTGATTGTATTGCAAGGCTTATACAACTGCCTTTTGGTGAGCATATTCTGGGCTCAATTAATGGTACATGTGCTAATAGTAACTTGATAACTCAAGCGACTGATGTCAAAAAGCAATCCTTAATAAATGAGCCACCACAAGAGCTTATCAAAACAGATTTGCACATCCAAACCGATGAGAAAGATCTTGTGGAAGAACCTATGGCAGAacgtcctctaaagagaagatgcttgCCGTCCTTTGTACATGTTGCAGATTCACTAATAAAGCAG GTAGCTGGCTTTTCTACTGTTGCTGGCGCACAGATTGCTACTGCAGCAGCAGATGCAGCTATTGTGGCACTGTGCAGCGAAAATATATCTGCAAGGAAGCACATTTCGATCAATAAGAATGGGGAAAATGATTTACTTTATACTAACAATGATCATAACAG TGGATTGAAGATTGAAGATCAGGATATGGAGTTGCATAAACAGACAG TTGTCTCAGAGAAGAGCTTAAGTGCTACAGCATTTCAAGTAAGGGCTGCCATTGCAACTGCACTGGGGGCAGTAGCTGCTCGTGCCAAGTTACTAGCTGATCAAGAAGAGAGGGAAATAGAACTTCTGATGGCATCCATTATTGAAGTGCAG CTGAGAAAGATACAATGCAAGATCAAACATTTTGAAGAGTTGGAGTCCATGATGGAGCATGAGTACACACTATTGCAAAAGGTGAAGGAATCTACTCTCGAGGAGTGGGTGACGGTGCTCCAGCAGGCGTTTCAGGCAGGGATCCCAAGATGGAGCGATGATGAATTGCCCAAACCTTTCACCACCATGTAA
- the LOC103998065 gene encoding SWI/SNF complex subunit SWI3A homolog isoform X1: MPPSSEGSDLADRELYSIPSSASWFRWDDIDDTERRCLPEFFDGSSTSRNPRVYKEYRDFIISKYREDPTKCIAFTEIRKSMIGDVGYLHKVFLFLEKWGLINFGVKVPKTSVEDAGPKVVVEEGPPADVQVVPACIPQRKLVGMASSVGGENGFKLPPLTSYSDVFGDWLPKRGLVCGICGDQSAAGGYESLQDGVMVCSKCSKNNSQADGRTTEDSNHQVDDDAKAEGSANNVISAWTDAETLLLLEAVLKHGDDWALIAQHVRTKSKLDCIARLIQLPFGEHILGSINGTCANSNLITQATDVKKQSLINEPPQELIKTDLHIQTDEKDLVEEPMAERPLKRRCLPSFVHVADSLIKQVAGFSTVAGAQIATAAADAAIVALCSENISARKHISINKNGENDLLYTNNDHNSHFSGLKIEDQDMELHKQTVVSEKSLSATAFQVRAAIATALGAVAARAKLLADQEEREIELLMASIIEVQLRKIQCKIKHFEELESMMEHEYTLLQKVKESTLEEWVTVLQQAFQAGIPRWSDDELPKPFTTM; this comes from the exons ATGCCGCCGAGCTCCGAAGGCAGCGACCTCGCCGACCGCGAGCTCTACTCCATCCCCTCCTCTGCGA GTTGGTTCCGGTGGGATGACATCGACGACACGGAGCGGCGGTGTCTGCCGGAGTTCTTCGACGGCTCCTCTACCTCACGGAACCCTAGAGTCTACAAGGAGTACCGTGATTTCATCATCAGCAAGTACCGGGAGGACCCCACCAAGTGCATTGCCTTCACCGAGATCCGAAAGTCTATGATCGGCGATGTCGGGTATCTCCACAAGGTGTTCTTGTTCCTGGAGAAGTGGGGATTGATCAATTTTGGGGTGAAGGTGCCGAAGACATCAGTGGAGGATGCTGGGCCGAAGGTTGTGGTGGAGGAAGGGCCGCCGGCGGATGTGCAGGTGGTGCCAGCATGCATACCGCAGAGGAAGCTGGTGGGAATGGCGTCGTCTGTGGGTGGAGAGAATGGATTCAAGTTGCCCCCATTGACGTCGTACTCAGATGTATTTGGAGATTGGTTGCCAAAGAGGGGACTGGTGTGTGGAATATGTGGGGATCAGTCCGCTGCTGGAGGATATGAGTCGTTACAG GATGGAGTGATGGTATGTTCAAAATGTTCTAAAAATAATAGTCAGGCTGATGGTAGAACAACAGAGGACTCAAATCATCAGGTGGATGATGATGCTAAGGCTGAAGGTAGTGCTAACAATGTAATTAGTGCATGGACAGATGCAGAGACACTACTCCTTCTAGAAGCTGTCCTAAAGCATGGAGATGACTGGGCTCTTATTGCTCAGCATGTACGAACCAAGAGTAAGCTTGATTGTATTGCAAGGCTTATACAACTGCCTTTTGGTGAGCATATTCTGGGCTCAATTAATGGTACATGTGCTAATAGTAACTTGATAACTCAAGCGACTGATGTCAAAAAGCAATCCTTAATAAATGAGCCACCACAAGAGCTTATCAAAACAGATTTGCACATCCAAACCGATGAGAAAGATCTTGTGGAAGAACCTATGGCAGAacgtcctctaaagagaagatgcttgCCGTCCTTTGTACATGTTGCAGATTCACTAATAAAGCAG GTAGCTGGCTTTTCTACTGTTGCTGGCGCACAGATTGCTACTGCAGCAGCAGATGCAGCTATTGTGGCACTGTGCAGCGAAAATATATCTGCAAGGAAGCACATTTCGATCAATAAGAATGGGGAAAATGATTTACTTTATACTAACAATGATCATAACAG TCATTTCAGTGGATTGAAGATTGAAGATCAGGATATGGAGTTGCATAAACAGACAG TTGTCTCAGAGAAGAGCTTAAGTGCTACAGCATTTCAAGTAAGGGCTGCCATTGCAACTGCACTGGGGGCAGTAGCTGCTCGTGCCAAGTTACTAGCTGATCAAGAAGAGAGGGAAATAGAACTTCTGATGGCATCCATTATTGAAGTGCAG CTGAGAAAGATACAATGCAAGATCAAACATTTTGAAGAGTTGGAGTCCATGATGGAGCATGAGTACACACTATTGCAAAAGGTGAAGGAATCTACTCTCGAGGAGTGGGTGACGGTGCTCCAGCAGGCGTTTCAGGCAGGGATCCCAAGATGGAGCGATGATGAATTGCCCAAACCTTTCACCACCATGTAA